The region TGGGCACTTTGTAGGCGGTGAAGTTTTCTTTGCAGTACGCCTTCAACTCTTCAAGGCTGACTCCCGACTCACGAGCCACCACAAACAACTTCACCGCTTCCCCCGAACGTTCGTCCGGCACGCCGATGACTGCGCAGTTGGCGACTTTCGGGTGAGCCATCACCACGTCTTCGATTTCGTTCGGGTACACGTTGAAGCCCGAGACGATGATCATGTCTTTCTTGCGATCGACGATACGCACGAAACCGTCCGGGTCGATCACCGCGATGTCACCCGACTTGAACCAGCCCTCGGCATCCAGCACTTCGGCGGTGGCTTCGGGTTTCTGCCAGTAGCCCTTCATGATCTGCGGGCCCTTGATGCACAACTCGCCCCGCTCGCCCAACGGCTGCTCAATGCCGTCATCATTGATAATTTTGAGCGTAGTGCCCGGCACCGGCAGGCCGACCGTGCCGATTCGCGACTTATCGCCATACGGGTTGGTGCAGGCCACCGGTGAGGTTTCGGTCAGGCCGTAACCTTCGGTGATGCGGCAACCGGTGAGCTGTTCCCAACGCTCGGCGGTGGCCTTGACCAACGCGGTGCCGCCGGAGTTGGTGAGCTTGAGGCTGGAGAAGTCGAGGGTCTTGAAGTCCGGGTGATCCATCAGCGCCACGAACAATGTGTTGAGCCCCAGCAATGCCGAAAACCGCCAGTTCTTGAGTTCCTTGATAAAGCCTTTGATGTCCCGTGGATTGGTGATCAGCACGTTATGGTTACCGGTCACCATCATGCACATGCAGTTCGCCGTGAATGCATAGATGTGGTACAGCGGCAGCGGCGCGATCATCACCTCCTGCCCTTCGCGCAGCAGCGGCTGACCGTCGTCGCCGAACTGCCCCAGGCACGCCCGCGCCTGCTGCATGTTTGCCACCAAGTTGCCATGAGTGAGCATCGCGCCCTTGGCCAGACCGGTGGTGCCGCCGGTGTATTGCAACACCGCGATGTCGTCGAGGCCGACGCTCAGTGGCTTGATGCCCAGGCCCCGGCCCAGACGCAGCGCGCTTTTGAAGGAAATAGCCTGGGGCAAGGAATAGTCCGGGACCATTTTCTTGACCTTGCTCACCATCGTGTTGACCAGCCAGCCTTTGGCGGTGGGCATCAGGTCGCCCATCTTCGCTTCGATCAAATACTGGATGTCGGTGTCGGCCAGCACTTCCTGAACCTTGGCGCCGAACATGTTCAGGTAGACCAGCGCCCGGGCACCGGAATCCTTGAACTGATGACGCATCTCCCGCGGGGTGTACAGCGGGTTGGTGTTGACCACGATCAGCCCGGCGCGCAAGGCACCAAACACCGCTATCGGGTAATGGAGGACGTTGGGCATCTGCACCGCGATGCGATCGCCCGGCAGCAGGTCGGTGTGGGCTTGCAGGTAACCGGCGAAGGCAGCGCTGTGGCGTTCGAGTTCGGCGTAGGTCAGGGTCACGCCCATGTTGCTGAACGCCGGGCGATCCGCGAACTTCTTGCAGGAACGCTCGAACACCTCGATCACCGACTTGTAAGCCCCAAGATCAATGTCCAGGGGCACGCCGGCCGGGCGTTTGTCATTCCAGAAATCAGGTTGCATTGTTCTTGTCCTCTTTACCTGAATCACCTCGGCCACTTTTCTGTCACTTCTGAAAAAACAAAAAGTGAAAAGCGGAGCTTCACGGACACTAGCAGCTATGGCGAATCAGGCAAATACGGCCAACACCGTCATTGATCGTGTGAATCTTCCTAGCGTGCTGTGGGCTGATCAGACGCCGGGCGAGGGATGCGCTATACAATGCAACCACATCGTGCAAAGGAATCGCCATGATCCACGACACTTTCTGGCTGACCGCGTCTGACCACAGCCGCCTCTTCGTCAACCAATGGTTGCCCGCCACGCCTTTAAAAGCCGTGATTCTGCTGGCCCATGGCATGGCCGAGCACAGCGGTCGCTACGGGCGTCTGGCAGAAAAACTCTGCGAGCAGGGCTACGGTGTCTGCGCGCCGGACCTGCGTGGACATGGCAAAACTGCCGAAAACGGGACACTGGGCCATTTCGCTGATGACGATGGCTGGTGCAAGGTCGTCGGCGACCTGGCCAGCCTCAACCAGCACATCGGCCAGCAGCACCCCGGGGTGCCGATTGTGCTGCTTGGCCACAGCATGGGCAGCTACATCGCCCAAGCCTATCTGCTGCATCACAGCGCCAGCCTGCACGGGGCGATTCTCAGTGGTTCGAACTTCCAGCCCGTGGCGCTTTATCGCGCGGCGCGGCAGATTGCCCGTCTCGAACGGTTGCGTCAGGGGCCGAAGGGGCGCAGCGCGTTGATCGAGTTCCTGTCCTTTGGCTCGTTCAACAAGCAATTCAAACCGGCGCGCACGCGATTCGACTGGCTGAGCCGCGACCCGCTCGAAGTCGATAAATACGCCAACGACCCGCTCTGCGGCTTTCGCTGTACCAATCAGCTGTGGATCGATTTGCTCGGCGGCTTGCAGCAAATCAGCAAAGCGTCCAATCTCGCCCAGGTCGATCCGGGCCTGCCCTTGCTCGTAATAGGCGGCGAATGTGATCCGGTAAGCGAAGGTAAGCGTCTCAAAGATCTGGCTCATGCGCTACGCGCGGCCGGCAGCCAGAACCTGCAATTGAATATTTACCCGCAGGCACGGCATGAGCTGTTCAACGAGAGCAACCGCGATGAAGTGACCGCTGACGTACTGAACTGGATCGCCCAGGCGCTCAGCCACCGCCGTCCGGCCAGAACCGAATAGTTTTTCGAATAGTTTTTTTGTGGATTTTTAAATTCGTCACAGGAATTGAGACAGATGACCCAGGTTACCAACACCCCTTACGAAGCCCTTGAAGTCGGCCAGACCGCCAGTTACAGCAAGACCGTCGAAGAGCGCGACATTCAGTTGTTCGCCGCGATGTCCGGCGATCACAACCCGGTGCATCTGGACGCCGAATTCGCCGCCGGCACCATGTTCAAGGAACGTATCGCCCACGGCATGTTCAGCGGCGCCCTGATCAGCGCTGCCGTCGCCTGCGAGTTGCCTGGGCCGGGCACTATTTATATCGGTCAACAGATGACCTTTCAGAAACCGGTGAAAATCGGCGACACCCTGACCGTGCGTCTGGAAATTCTCGAAAAGCTGCCCAAGTTTCGGGTGCGCATTGCCACTCGCGTGTTCAACCAGCGCGATGAGTTGGTAGTGGATGGCGAGGCGGAGATTCTGGCGCCGCGTAAGCAGCAGACGGTGAACTTGCCGGTTCTGCCGCCGATCAGCATTGGCTGAAACGCCGCTTATCTGTGGCGAGGGAGCTTGCTCCCGCTGGGGCGCGAAGCGGCCCTAGAGTCTGAAACAGTATCAGGTACACCGAGTGCAATGGTTTTACGACTGCTGCGCAGCCGAGCGGGAGCAAGCTCCCTCGCCACAGTGATTAGCAGGCACAAAAAAACGCCAGTCAGACTGGCGTTTTTTATTACAGCCAAGAACCCTTACGAACGAGCACGAGCCTGATTACGCAGGGCTTTCACCTGGTCGTGGTTGCGTTGCACGCCGTGATACTGACGCTCAACCAGGTCACGAATACCCACCAAGTTGTGTTTGGTAATTTTTTCCAGCGCTTCCTTGTACGCCTTCAGCGCATGGTCTTCACCGCGCTCGGCTTCGTTGAGCACAGCCTCCTCGCCCTTGCCGGTAAACATTGCTTTCACATCGACCCAGCGACGATGCAAGTCACCGCTAACGCTGGTGGAGGTTTCCGGATCGCCACCCATGGAACGCACAGCGCTCTGCAGTTCGGCAGCAGCAGTCGCGCAATCGGCGGAACGCTGAACGAACAGGGTTTTGAGTTCTGGGTGTTTGATGTCTTCAGCGCAAGTCTTGAACCCTTCCTGACCGTCTTTGCTGGTTTCAATCAGGTCGTTGAGTACAGAGATCGCTTCTTTATTGAGGTCGGTCATTTTTCAATTCCTTGCGGGTTGATGAAAGATGCAATAGTTGTTGCAGCTCGCATGCCAGCCTTGAATTGATAATTTATTTGTTATTTTTCAATTGCTTAACCTTTAATCAGAAATCTGCATCCGCTTTATTTGCATGATCTGTCAATTGGCCTGCATGCAGAATGCCTGTATTTTCCAGACTGTTTGAATCAAGACGATTAATTGATGAATCCTGAAAAGCTCGAACTGCTGATTACCCGCGAAATGCCCTTCGGCAAATACAAGGGCCGCATCATTGCCGACCTGCCCGGCCAGTACCTGAACTGGTTCGCTCGCGAAGGTTTCCCCCATGGCGAACTGGGGGATTGCTGGCGCTAATGCAGGAAATCGATCACAACGGTTTGTCGGAACTGCTCGAACCGCTGCGCGCCAAACATGGTAGACCAGCCCCCCGCCACTGAATTGATTGAGTAGCCCATGCCCGAGAATACTCGCCGTGCCCGTGATGAAGCCTTCTGGCAAACCTTTGCCGACCGTTACGCAGTCGAACCTGGCCCCATCAACCTGGAGAACGGTTACTTCGGGCGCATGTCGCGCACGGTGGTCGAGGAGTACCAGCGCAATATCGAGCTGATCAATCGCAGCAACTCGGTCCATGTGCGCCAGCGTTTCGAACAGGGCGAAAGCCTGGACATTCGAGCGCAGCTGGCCGAGATGATTGGCGTGCGCGCTCAATCCGTCGCCTTCACCCGCAACGCCTCGGATGGCCTGCAGTCGCTGATCCGCAACTACAACCGTTTACAACCCGGCGATCAGGTGCTGCTGTGCGACCTGGAGTACGACACGGTCAAGGGCGCGATGCGCTGGCTGGCCCGGCATCGCGGCGTCGAAGTAATCGAAATCGACCACCAGCACCCCGCCACATTCGAGAGTTTGCTGGCCACTTACCGCGAAGCTTTCGTGCGC is a window of Pseudomonas sp. 10S4 DNA encoding:
- a CDS encoding ferritin-like domain-containing protein; the encoded protein is MTDLNKEAISVLNDLIETSKDGQEGFKTCAEDIKHPELKTLFVQRSADCATAAAELQSAVRSMGGDPETSTSVSGDLHRRWVDVKAMFTGKGEEAVLNEAERGEDHALKAYKEALEKITKHNLVGIRDLVERQYHGVQRNHDQVKALRNQARARS
- the fadD2 gene encoding long-chain-fatty-acid--CoA ligase FadD2 — translated: MQPDFWNDKRPAGVPLDIDLGAYKSVIEVFERSCKKFADRPAFSNMGVTLTYAELERHSAAFAGYLQAHTDLLPGDRIAVQMPNVLHYPIAVFGALRAGLIVVNTNPLYTPREMRHQFKDSGARALVYLNMFGAKVQEVLADTDIQYLIEAKMGDLMPTAKGWLVNTMVSKVKKMVPDYSLPQAISFKSALRLGRGLGIKPLSVGLDDIAVLQYTGGTTGLAKGAMLTHGNLVANMQQARACLGQFGDDGQPLLREGQEVMIAPLPLYHIYAFTANCMCMMVTGNHNVLITNPRDIKGFIKELKNWRFSALLGLNTLFVALMDHPDFKTLDFSSLKLTNSGGTALVKATAERWEQLTGCRITEGYGLTETSPVACTNPYGDKSRIGTVGLPVPGTTLKIINDDGIEQPLGERGELCIKGPQIMKGYWQKPEATAEVLDAEGWFKSGDIAVIDPDGFVRIVDRKKDMIIVSGFNVYPNEIEDVVMAHPKVANCAVIGVPDERSGEAVKLFVVARESGVSLEELKAYCKENFTAYKVPKHIVLRESLPMTPVGKILRRELRDIA
- a CDS encoding MaoC family dehydratase codes for the protein MTQVTNTPYEALEVGQTASYSKTVEERDIQLFAAMSGDHNPVHLDAEFAAGTMFKERIAHGMFSGALISAAVACELPGPGTIYIGQQMTFQKPVKIGDTLTVRLEILEKLPKFRVRIATRVFNQRDELVVDGEAEILAPRKQQTVNLPVLPPISIG
- a CDS encoding alpha/beta hydrolase; the protein is MIHDTFWLTASDHSRLFVNQWLPATPLKAVILLAHGMAEHSGRYGRLAEKLCEQGYGVCAPDLRGHGKTAENGTLGHFADDDGWCKVVGDLASLNQHIGQQHPGVPIVLLGHSMGSYIAQAYLLHHSASLHGAILSGSNFQPVALYRAARQIARLERLRQGPKGRSALIEFLSFGSFNKQFKPARTRFDWLSRDPLEVDKYANDPLCGFRCTNQLWIDLLGGLQQISKASNLAQVDPGLPLLVIGGECDPVSEGKRLKDLAHALRAAGSQNLQLNIYPQARHELFNESNRDEVTADVLNWIAQALSHRRPARTE